From a region of the Triticum aestivum cultivar Chinese Spring chromosome 7D, IWGSC CS RefSeq v2.1, whole genome shotgun sequence genome:
- the LOC123169276 gene encoding zinc finger protein CONSTANS-LIKE 2-like produces MESEGSTSPNGGAACAVCGGAAALYCPADAAALCVPCDAAVHSANPLASRHERVPLAAAVAATSGVYDLFAADEEGGSSWPTPGQGSPNSGSSGFSNNGSGIEMSLFDLLSDVDLVATGAGGTMLSDNGGVAPLWLQPGLAADGSAAWASSWSPSEAVVVPSAADRAERVRRYREKRKNRKFHKTIRYASRKAYAEARPRIKGRFVKRPAAAADDGDNTSAGEAAAKFWLSFSDNSVGFQVASHGVVPSF; encoded by the coding sequence ATGGAGAGCGAAGGCAGCACGAGCCCCAACGGCGGCGCCGCCTGCGCGGTCTGCGGCGGCGCCGCGGCCTTGTACTGTCCGGCGGACGCGGCGGCTCTCTGCGTGCCCTGCGACGCGGCTGTCCACTCGGCCAACCCTCTGGCCTCACGCCACGAGCGCGTGCCGCTGGCGGCCGCCGTGGCGGCGACCTCCGGCGTGTACGACCTCTTCGCGGCTGACGAAGAAGGCGGCTCGTCCTGGCCGACGCCGGGGCAGGGGAGCCCCAACAGCGGCTCGTCCGGCTTCAGTAATAATGGCAGTGGCATCGAGATGAGCCTGTTTGACCTGCTCTCCGACGTCGACCTCGTGGCCACCGGCGCCGGCGGAACCATGCTATCGGATAACGGCGGCGTCGCGCCCTTGTGGCTGCAGCCCGGCCTCGCCGCGGACGGCTCTGCTGCGTGggcctcctcgtggtcgccgtcggaGGCAGTCGTCGTCCCGTCGGCGGCGGACCGGGCGGAGAGGGTCAGGCGGTACCGCGAGAAGCGCAAGAACCGCAAGTTCCACAAGACCATCCGCTACGCCTCCCGCAAGGCGTACGCCGAGGCGCGGCCCAGGATCAAGGGCCGCTTCGTCAAAcgccccgcggcggcggcggacgacggcgacAACACGAGCGCCGGCGAGGCGGCCGCCAAATTCTGGCTCTCCTTCTCCGACAACAGTGTAGGGTTCCAAGTTGCATCCCATGGAGTCGTGCCAAGCTTCTAG